From one Streptomyces mobaraensis genomic stretch:
- a CDS encoding ABC transporter permease, protein MSEPPYPPQTPEGAAPGGLGGPGGLGGPVGPVIPAGPVSPGDGGAARLASREAETLERPAGKPPSEPAPRATEKTRSLWSDAWHDLRRNPVFLLSALVIAFLLLIAVWPGLVAGGNPLQCDLAKSQEGSQPGHPFGFDAQGCDVFTRTIHGARASITVGVCATAGSALLGSVLGGLAGYYGGWWDALLSRLADVFFGIPIILGGLVFLSVVTGGSVWPVVGFIVLLGWPQISRIARGAVVAAKQHDYVHAARALGAGDRRLLLRHIAPNAVAPVIVVATIALGTYIALEATLSFIGVGLKPPTVSWGIDISNASNQIRNAPHMLLWPAGFLSVTVLAFIMLGDAVRDALDPKLR, encoded by the coding sequence ATGTCTGAGCCCCCGTACCCGCCGCAGACCCCGGAGGGAGCGGCCCCTGGCGGCCTCGGCGGCCCCGGTGGCCTCGGCGGTCCCGTCGGCCCGGTGATCCCCGCCGGTCCCGTCAGTCCCGGCGACGGCGGCGCCGCGCGGCTGGCCTCCCGCGAGGCGGAGACCCTGGAACGGCCGGCGGGGAAGCCCCCGTCCGAACCGGCCCCGCGCGCCACCGAGAAGACGCGCAGCCTGTGGTCGGACGCCTGGCACGATCTGCGCCGCAACCCCGTCTTCCTGCTCTCCGCGCTGGTCATCGCCTTCCTGCTGCTGATCGCCGTCTGGCCGGGACTGGTCGCGGGCGGCAACCCTCTCCAGTGCGACCTCGCCAAGTCCCAGGAGGGGTCGCAGCCCGGCCACCCCTTCGGCTTCGACGCCCAGGGCTGCGACGTCTTCACCCGCACCATCCACGGCGCCCGCGCCTCCATCACCGTCGGCGTCTGCGCCACCGCCGGGTCCGCGCTGCTCGGCAGCGTCCTCGGCGGGCTCGCCGGGTACTACGGGGGCTGGTGGGACGCGCTGCTCTCGCGGCTCGCCGACGTCTTCTTCGGCATCCCCATCATCCTCGGCGGCCTCGTCTTCCTCTCCGTCGTCACCGGCGGTTCCGTCTGGCCGGTGGTCGGCTTCATCGTGCTGCTGGGCTGGCCGCAGATCTCCCGGATCGCGCGCGGCGCCGTCGTCGCCGCCAAGCAGCACGACTACGTCCACGCCGCCCGCGCCCTCGGCGCCGGCGACCGCAGGTTGCTGCTGCGGCACATCGCGCCCAACGCGGTGGCCCCCGTCATCGTCGTCGCCACCATCGCCCTCGGCACCTACATCGCCCTGGAGGCCACCCTGTCGTTCATCGGCGTCGGCCTCAAACCGCCCACCGTCTCCTGGGGGATCGACATCTCCAACGCCTCCAACCAGATCCGCAACGCCCCCCACATGCTGCTCTGGCCGGCCGGGTTCCTCAGCGTGACGGTGCTCGCGTTCATCATGCTCGGCGACGCGGTGCGCGACGCCCTCGACCCCAAACTGCGCTGA
- a CDS encoding ABC transporter permease codes for MGRYVIRRLLQMIPVFIGSTFLIFFMVYALGDPVAALFGDKAPDPAVAARIRAELYLDQPLWKQYLHYMGQILTGDFGTAFTGQPVLELMGDAFPVTLRLTIVAVAFEVVVGIALGVVSGLRRGRPADTSVLMVTLIVVSVPTFVSGYLLQYLFGVKWAVVSPSVSPGATFAELLLPGAVLGLVSLAYVTRLTRTSLAENARADYIRTAVAKGLPRHRIVVRHLLRNSLIPVITFIGADVGALMGGAIVTERIFNIHGVGYQLYQGILRQNSPTVVGFVTVLVLVFLLANLIVDLLYAVLDPRIRHV; via the coding sequence ATGGGACGGTACGTGATCCGCCGGCTGCTCCAGATGATCCCGGTGTTCATCGGCAGCACGTTCCTCATCTTCTTCATGGTCTACGCCCTCGGCGACCCCGTCGCCGCCCTGTTCGGCGACAAGGCGCCCGACCCGGCCGTCGCCGCCCGCATCCGCGCCGAGCTCTACCTCGACCAGCCGCTGTGGAAGCAGTACCTGCACTACATGGGCCAGATCCTCACCGGGGACTTCGGCACCGCCTTCACCGGGCAGCCCGTGCTGGAGCTGATGGGGGACGCCTTCCCGGTGACGCTGCGGCTGACGATCGTCGCCGTCGCCTTCGAGGTCGTCGTCGGCATCGCCCTCGGCGTCGTCAGCGGGCTGCGGCGCGGCCGGCCGGCCGACACCTCCGTGCTGATGGTGACCCTGATCGTCGTCTCCGTCCCCACCTTCGTCAGCGGCTACCTCCTCCAGTACCTCTTCGGAGTGAAGTGGGCGGTCGTCTCCCCGTCCGTCTCGCCCGGGGCGACCTTCGCCGAACTGCTGCTGCCCGGCGCCGTCCTGGGCCTGGTGTCGCTCGCCTACGTCACCCGGCTGACCCGCACCTCGCTCGCCGAGAACGCCCGCGCCGACTACATCCGCACCGCCGTCGCCAAGGGCCTCCCGCGCCACCGCATCGTCGTCCGGCACCTGCTGCGCAACTCGCTGATCCCCGTGATCACCTTCATCGGCGCGGACGTCGGCGCGCTGATGGGCGGCGCCATCGTCACCGAGCGGATCTTCAACATCCACGGCGTCGGCTACCAGCTCTACCAGGGCATCCTCCGGCAGAACTCGCCCACCGTGGTCGGCTTCGTGACCGTGTTGGTCCTCGTCTTCCTCCTCGCCAACCTGATCGTCGACCTCCTCTACGCCGTGCTCGACCCGAGGATCCGCCATGTCTGA
- a CDS encoding ABC transporter ATP-binding protein — protein sequence MSDALLEVRDLHVEFRTRDGVAKAVNGVSCSVDAGETLAVLGESGSGKSVTAQAVMGILDSPPGRVTGGQVLFRGQDLLTMGAEHRRRLRGDRLAMIFQDALSALNPVLTVGAQLAEMYEVHQGMTRRDARARAVTLMDRVRIPAAKDRAGDYPHQFSGGMRQRIMIAMALALEPDLIIADEPTTALDVTVQAQVMDLLAELQREFTMGLILITHDLGVVADVADRIAVMYAGRVVENAPVRDLYAAPAHPYTQGLLESVPRLDRKGRELHAIKGLPPSLVAIPPGCPFHPRCPRAQDVCRTDRPPLFPVAPGRSSACHFWRETLDESRGAS from the coding sequence GTGAGCGACGCCCTGCTGGAAGTCCGCGACCTGCACGTCGAGTTCCGCACCCGGGACGGCGTGGCCAAGGCCGTCAACGGCGTCAGCTGCTCGGTGGACGCCGGGGAGACGCTGGCCGTGCTCGGCGAGTCCGGGTCGGGCAAGTCGGTGACCGCGCAGGCCGTCATGGGCATCCTGGACTCGCCGCCCGGCCGCGTCACCGGCGGTCAGGTCCTCTTCCGCGGCCAGGACCTGCTCACCATGGGCGCCGAGCACCGGCGCCGGCTGCGCGGCGACCGGCTGGCGATGATCTTCCAGGACGCCCTCTCGGCGCTCAACCCGGTGCTCACCGTCGGCGCCCAGCTCGCCGAGATGTACGAGGTCCACCAGGGCATGACCCGCAGGGACGCGCGGGCCCGCGCGGTCACGCTGATGGACCGGGTGCGGATCCCGGCGGCCAAGGACCGGGCCGGCGACTACCCGCACCAGTTCTCGGGCGGCATGCGGCAGCGCATCATGATCGCGATGGCGCTCGCGCTGGAACCGGACCTGATCATCGCGGACGAGCCGACGACCGCGCTGGACGTGACCGTGCAGGCCCAGGTGATGGACCTCCTCGCCGAGTTGCAGCGGGAGTTCACCATGGGCCTCATCCTCATCACCCACGACCTGGGCGTCGTCGCGGACGTCGCCGACCGGATCGCGGTGATGTACGCGGGACGCGTCGTCGAGAACGCCCCCGTCCGCGACCTCTACGCCGCCCCCGCCCACCCCTACACCCAGGGCCTGCTGGAGTCCGTCCCGCGCCTGGACCGCAAGGGCAGGGAGCTGCACGCGATCAAGGGCCTGCCGCCCAGCCTCGTCGCCATCCCGCCCGGCTGCCCCTTCCACCCCCGCTGCCCCAGGGCCCAGGACGTCTGCCGCACCGACCGGCCGCCCCTCTTCCCCGTGGCCCCCGGCCGCAGCAGCGCCTGCCACTTCTGGCGGGAGACCCTCGACGAGAGCCGGGGGGCCTCCTGA
- a CDS encoding ABC transporter ATP-binding protein: MRADGGAVLEVRDLVKHYPLTRGVLVRRQVGAVRAVDGVSFDLRRGETLGVVGESGCGKSTLARLLVNLERPTAGRILYKGEDITRLSGRALKAVRRNIQMVFQDPYTSLNPRMTVGDIVGEPFDIHPEVAPKGDRRRRVRELLEVVGLSPEHVNRYPHQFSGGQRQRIGIARGLALRPEIIVADEPVSALDVSVQAQVVNLLERLQDEFELSYVFIAHDLSVVRHISDRVAVMYLGRLVEAGTDAQIYEHPTHPYTQALLSAVPVPDPSVRTRRDRILLMGDVPSPANPPSGCRFRTRCWKARRRCAEVVPPLEVPEAFRESGGPAAHVSACHYAGERRVVPTAGEEA, from the coding sequence ATGCGCGCCGACGGCGGGGCGGTCCTGGAGGTACGCGACCTGGTCAAGCACTACCCGCTGACCCGCGGCGTCCTCGTCCGCCGGCAGGTCGGCGCCGTCCGGGCCGTCGACGGCGTCTCCTTCGACCTGCGGCGCGGCGAGACCCTCGGCGTCGTCGGCGAGTCCGGCTGCGGCAAGTCCACCCTGGCCCGGCTCCTCGTCAACCTCGAACGGCCCACCGCCGGGCGGATCCTGTACAAGGGCGAGGACATCACCCGGCTCTCGGGGCGGGCGCTGAAGGCCGTCCGCCGCAACATCCAGATGGTGTTCCAGGACCCGTACACCTCGCTGAACCCGCGCATGACCGTCGGCGACATCGTCGGCGAGCCCTTCGACATCCACCCGGAGGTGGCCCCCAAGGGCGACCGGCGGCGCCGGGTGCGGGAGCTGCTGGAGGTCGTCGGCCTCAGCCCCGAGCACGTCAACCGCTACCCGCACCAGTTCTCGGGCGGCCAGCGGCAGCGCATCGGCATCGCGCGCGGGCTCGCCCTGCGCCCCGAGATCATCGTCGCCGACGAGCCCGTCTCTGCGCTCGACGTCTCCGTGCAGGCCCAGGTCGTCAACCTGCTGGAACGGCTCCAGGACGAGTTCGAGCTGTCGTACGTCTTCATCGCCCACGACCTCTCCGTCGTCCGGCACATCTCCGACCGGGTGGCCGTCATGTACCTCGGCCGGCTGGTGGAGGCGGGCACCGACGCCCAGATCTACGAACACCCCACCCACCCCTACACCCAGGCGCTGCTGTCGGCCGTGCCGGTGCCCGACCCGTCCGTCCGCACCCGCCGCGACCGCATCCTGCTGATGGGCGACGTCCCCTCGCCCGCCAACCCGCCGTCCGGCTGCCGCTTCCGCACCCGCTGCTGGAAGGCCCGGCGCCGCTGCGCCGAGGTGGTGCCGCCGCTGGAGGTCCCGGAGGCGTTCCGGGAGAGCGGCGGACCGGCGGCGCACGTGTCCGCCTGCCACTACGCGGGGGAGCGGCGGGTGGTGCCGACGGCGGGGGAGGAGGCCTGA